A genomic segment from Alphaproteobacteria bacterium encodes:
- a CDS encoding DUF350 domain-containing protein, protein MNITEMIYWDHYYNMIQLINLSIVIVLFILLRLFLGAIVHINTSHELFKKDNPAFGISLAAATLAVTIMLSGTVYGDGDSTIFDSALSVGLFGLFGILLMALTRMIFEKITLSSILIRDEIVKGNIAVAIADAGNVLAAAIIIRAIMIWVTAASIEGITILLGGYALSQIVLTVMTVIAIKFFGRLNKDADFYNELNTNNIALAVRFAGEKIGAAFAIATAAQIVVYDEYNIINILAAWFIVLIGIVIIWRVLSWLTCQIILYKADINDEVVRQKNVAVGALQAVIYISIGLLILQL, encoded by the coding sequence ACTGGGATCATTATTACAATATGATCCAATTGATTAATTTATCTATTGTTATTGTTTTATTTATACTTTTACGTTTATTTTTAGGTGCGATTGTCCATATTAATACATCCCACGAATTATTTAAAAAAGATAATCCGGCCTTTGGCATTTCATTAGCAGCAGCTACATTGGCGGTTACTATTATGTTAAGTGGTACGGTTTATGGGGATGGGGATAGTACCATATTTGATTCTGCTCTTTCGGTTGGGTTATTTGGTCTTTTTGGTATTTTACTTATGGCATTGACCCGTATGATTTTTGAAAAAATTACCTTATCTTCGATATTAATTCGGGATGAGATTGTTAAAGGTAATATAGCGGTTGCCATTGCTGATGCAGGTAATGTTCTAGCTGCTGCCATTATTATTCGCGCGATCATGATTTGGGTAACAGCCGCATCCATTGAAGGGATAACAATTTTGTTGGGTGGATATGCTTTATCCCAAATCGTTTTAACTGTGATGACTGTGATAGCTATTAAATTTTTTGGTAGATTGAATAAAGATGCAGATTTTTATAATGAATTAAATACAAATAATATTGCATTGGCTGTACGTTTTGCTGGCGAGAAAATTGGCGCTGCTTTTGCCATTGCCACAGCTGCACAAATTGTGGTTTATGATGAATATAATATTATAAATATATTGGCTGCCTGGTTTATTGTGCTTATTGGAATTGTAATTATTTGGCGGGTTCTTAGCTGGCTTACCTGCCAAATTATTCTTTATAAAGCAGATATTAATGATGAGGTTGTGCGTCAAAAA